Part of the Fundulus heteroclitus isolate FHET01 chromosome 20, MU-UCD_Fhet_4.1, whole genome shotgun sequence genome, CCAAAGCAATCAAGTAGGTCCACCTCTTGAATGGCGcaacaaacataaaatgaagGCAGTGTCCTGGTAAATTGAGATGCGGTGGCATGACCTTGAACGGGCCGTtcgtgctaaaaaaaacaacaaccaacaacaacaatgtgaCAAACCAATTTtccaaagaagagtgggccagGATCTCCCCACAGCGACGTAATAGACTCGTTTCTAGTCATTTCAAACACTTGATGTCTGTTGTTGCTGCCAAGGGTGGCCAGGTGGCCcataataaacacacacacacacacaatttaaaagctgaatttctttcttactcaggttatcttttgtTATTGAAATTTGTTGGATGATCTGAAACGTTTAAGCGTGACCAAAACAACACGAGACATCTGCGGGAGGGCAAATACTGTTTTTGCAGTCCGGTCCAACATCTTTGTAACGTCTGTTTTGCAGGGGGGCTGTGCATTGCTCAGTCCATAAAGATCCCCAGAGAGCCCAGACGGGGCGAGTTTGACAAAATCATCAAGAGACTAATGGAGACTTCCAACGCGCGCGGGGTTATCATCTTTGCTAATGAGGATGACATCAAGTGAGTCGAGCTCTGCTGCCTGCCATGGTTCTGATGCGAAAGATGACGAAACATCAAAAGGAATCTGTTCCGTGTTTCAGACGGGTGTTGCAGGCTGCAAAAAAAGCCAACCTGACAGGCCAATTCCTTTTTGTTGGATCCGACAGTTGGGGGGCCAAAAGCTCTCCCATCGAAGATCAGGAGGAGGTGGCAGAAGGAGCGGTCACTATCCTGCCGAAAAGAGGCTCCATTGATGGTAGGAGAGTGCATTAAATTAGATTAATACTTGTTGGACCGCTGCATGTAAGAGAAACACCTTCAGAGTGATGTAAGACGTTGATAGACAAGTTTACTAGTAATGCAATAAAAGGTTTATGAATGATTGTTAAGTCTGATCTGATATCTCTACCCTAGGAAGTCAGAGTCACACACAAAATCCCTTCCTAAAAAATATGGTTGTTTCCTGATTTTCACCCCAGCTGTCTGTGACACCAATGTATAGCCCCCCCAATGTTGGACATTGACAAGTAATATTGTCCCGTAATCTAAATACGAAATGCTAATTGGTTCAGGGTTCGACCAGTACTTCACTTCGAGGTCTCTggaaaacaacagaagaaacATCTGGTTTGCAGAATTCTGGGAGGATGACTTCAAGTGCAAGCTAACTCGACCGGGCATAAAATATGACCCCGACAGACGAAAATGCACAGGTGAGGAGGCCTCGGTCCAGCGTTCGGGGAGCCCGTTACCCGTGAATGTCTGAACTTATCGGACGTCTGTCTGTGACATGTTCCTGCCAGGAGAGGAAAGAATCAGTCAGGACTCCCAGTATGAACAGGAGGGCAAGGTGCAGTTTGTCATCGACGCTGTGTACGCCATGGCTCACGCGTTGCACAGCATGCACATCGACCTCTGTCCTGGCTCCATGGGTGTCTGCGAGAAGATGGACCCCGTGGAAGGACGGATGCTCCTCCAGTACATTCGCTCCGTGAACTTTAATGGTGAGTTTTCGACTGTCAGTTACGATTTTTCACCTCTCCCGTGTCGCGTTAAGAAAAGATGGACTTTAAGTCCAACTGGAGGAAAATGGCTGGGATTTAAATTGGCAAAGGCTGTCCTGAAAAAAAGCTCATTTAAAGGAGAGAATGGCAGAAGGGAGCTTTAACGTGGACGTTTTGAGAGGCTTCTGCTGATGTTCTGAACTGCAGAACGCCGCGCATTGCTTCAAAGCGTGTTCCCCTTCCCCGGGGCCACCTCCTCGGTCTTTTCTGAGCACAACACCACTGCTTTTCATCTCTGGTCTTTTATAGAAAAAGAGTTCTATGAAAGCATCCTATTTACTGCTCTCCTCTTCCTGGGCGACCTCGGTTTGTATAGAAGATTTTCTGATTGAGCGCCTGCAGGGACCTGGGAGGAGCATTCAATCATGTTAGGGCAAGAGAGCAAGAGTGCGCTGAAAGACTGTACGCTTGGAGGAGAGCTTTTACCAAAGAGTATTCTGCTCTTAGCTTTCAAATGACTGCACCAGACTGAAGTAAGCAATACTGTATTCAGCAGTGGGAGATTTCCTCTCGGCGTCCTCAATTTCTCTGTCACACTTTTTGTGCCTGTTCATTTTCTTAAACTTTtgcctcccccccacccccaaaaaaaaacaaaaaacaggcagCGCAGGAACTGCAGTGATGTTCAATGAGAACGGAGACGCTCCTGGTCGGTACGACATCTTCCAGTACCAAATGTCCAACGTCAGCTCACCGGGCTACAGGGTTATCGGCCAATGGACGAACCACCTGCGACTTAATGTAAGCATCTGCACAGCTCAGACTTGTAAACTTTTTAACAACTCAAACGGTAAAACCTTGGCTTGCCCTGGGAAAAGATTCCGACAAGATTTTTGagaaacaaaatctgtcaatattaaaaaatatataaattttagACTGCAGACAACTACAGAGTGctaaaaaataactgaaaatagttttgtggatttttatttgctcaataaaagcttgaaatgtAATGACCGTTTCTGCAAAACCTGTATAATTCTCTAAAATGGCACCCATTTCCAATTCTTTTGTCTGCTACCTTTGCAAATATTCTGGTATATTTGCCTCATGTTCCATTTTGCTCAGAAATTAAAGTTTCCAACCTCCTAGTTGGAAAAAATCAATTCACAGTAAGCTGAAATGAGAATTACTACAATCCAGAATGCAGAACTTCATGTAAGATTTGGATTATGTGACTTCAACATTTCCAGCATTTTTCAGTGGGATAAACCAACTAGAATAAAAATCTAGCCCAACCTCGACTGCAAACCTCAATCTGACCTTTGTCCACATAaaatttagtttgtttgttgttttattcattattaatgAAATACACATTTGAATACAAAATTGTAGTCCGAGGTTTAAGTTGAAAAGGCGGAGGTTTCAAAACCAAAACCCAGATTccaaatccaatatggctgctgtCCATGTAAAGATAGCAATAGCTGTAGTAATAAACTATTCAACTGTATCCTTGACAGTTTTTCATTGCACCCATTGTAGGCATGATTTTAATGGTATCTATATAGTGAAAGCAGTGTTAGATAGTTGAAACTGGCTTgatgcagcaacaggtgggggagagGGGACTGCTAATATGATTCATATAAACATGGGGAAACTGTAGTCCCTTGGGTTTTCTCTAGCACCTTGTCCAAATGACTTTATTGAGCCGGAAAgctaaaatagtttattttcagtAATCCCAGATTGTAGTGAGGATGTCTGAGGTAAATGATATGTAGAGAAagactaaagcaaaaaaataaataaatcaccaaCTTTAGTTCTGTCCCAAGGCAGCAAAATCTGCCAACAAGTATCTGTCAGTTATAGACAATAATTATTTAGTTGAAAAGGGGTATAgattttttgtagttttcttgCTCAGACTATTTTGTCCCCAAGGAGCAATAGCTAACGTTCCCCTGGCTAAATACTAGATGCTAAGCTAACCACCGAGTCTAGCATAGTTAGCTCTCATAGAATTACAGAATTTCTATTTAGCTGAGGCTAATTTAGTAAAACGTATATCCTGGTAAGACTATAATTACACGTGTGTGCGTTTGTACTGTATCCGCTGTAGCTGGAGGAGATGCAGTGGTCAGGAGGCGAGCGTAAGATCCCAGAGTCCGTGTGCAGCTTCCCCTGCGAGCCCGGCGAGAGGAAGAAGATGGTAAAGGGCGTTCCCTGCTGCTGGCACTGCGAGCTCTGCGATGGCTACCAGTTCCTGCTGGACGAGTTCACCTGTGACATGTGCCCGTTTGACAAGAGGCCCCTAAAGAACCGCACAGGCTGCCGGCCCACACCCATCATCAAGCTGGAGTGGAGCTCACCCTGGGCCATCATTCCCGTCTTCCTGGCCATACTGGGAATCCTGGCCACCACCGGAGTCATCGCCACCTTCGTCCGATTCAACGACACGCCCATCGTTCGGGCGTCGGGCAGGGAGCTGAGCTACGTGTTGCTGACGGGCATCTTTCTCATCTACCTCATCACCTTCCTCATGATCGCGGAGCCCAGTGTGGGTGTGTGCGCCATACGCAGGCTGCTGCTGGGTCTCGGGATGTGCATCAGCTATTCCGCGATGCTCACCAAGACCAACCGGATCTACCGCATCTTTGAGCAGGGCAAGAAATCGGTCACGCCGCCCAAGTTTATCAGCCCCACGTCTCAGCTGATCATCACCTTCATCCTCATCTCGGTGCAGGTAAGCCCTGGAAATGGTTCCGTCACGCGTATCAGTCGAAGACTGCAGCGGTCTAATGCTTTCCTCTCACCGCAGTTACTGGGGGTGTTCGTTTGGTTTGGCGTGGTGCCCCCTCACACTACCATTGACTACGAGGAGCTAAAGCCTCCAAATCCAGAGTTTGCACGGGGGATCCTGAAGTGTGACATGTCCGACCTGTCCCTCGTACTGTGTCTGAGCTACAGCATCGTGCTCATGATCACCTGCACGGTGTACGCTATAAAGAGCAGGGGAGTCCCGGAGACCTTCAACGAGGCAAAGCCCATTGGCTTCACCATGTACACCACCTGCATCATCTGGCTGGCCTTTGTCCCCATCTTCTTTGGAACAGCACAGTCTACAGAGAAGGTAGGAAACCCAACAGTTACTGCTGTCACAAAACTACAACCAAATGGACTATTTgggatttgtgttttttatttgaatagaATGGAATAGAAATATCCTGTATTATTCGGCAGTGGGGAAGTCCAGGTGTGCCAGCAGCAAGGTgacaggcaaatggaagcatgcagatacacacatgggtaaaaaataaataaaaataagaacagGTGACTGTAAAGTAAGGGCAGATTCACAACACAATACTGCACAGTTATCGAAACAGGGTGCTCACAttcaaagaaatgtgcaactgtGTTGAGTTGTTAAAAAATTGTACAAGATGAACATGTATATCTATGCAAAAAAAACCAACTACAGACTActtacaacaaaataaaaaaccgGTGCAAAAAATAGCAGGGttgaaaaaaacacatgttgaGTTTGTCTGGAGCAGTGGTGATTTTaaagctgctgggaggaaggatctgtaaCAACACATCTTTAACCATctagtctgtcactgaaggagctctccagctctgcgaCAGCGTCAGGCATGAGGTGGGAGACactgtccatcagtgatgtgatttttaccagagtccttctgtctcccaccacctgcactgggtccaggagACAACCCAGACATCAAATTCATCCCAGCACTCTGAGTGGTCATTAAGACTAGAAGATATCACCTTTAGTATTATTGAGCAGTAAGAGCACTTCATACAGCAGAATCTGGTTTGACGTTTCTGCATCCTTCtcccaaaaacagctttttatgcTGGACCCTCAGCACACATCTAGACATCGGCAAACACATCGGGGGTGATGGGGGGTACCATCAAAAAGCCTTTACACTGCAGATATGTCAAAAACACAAAGGCCTACACTAAGGCTCATTATGTAAGTTGTCCCTTCCAGGCCGCTGTtattactataataataataataataataataataataataataataataataatattaataataataataataatgtggttTTATTGAAGAAGTTTCATCTGGCTACAGGAAATTACTTAGCTGTAGTTTCTTAATGACTTTACCAGCCCTAAACTAAAAACATCACCAGATATGTTTCTTTGCAGTATTGATATTGGATGTAGtgataaataatacatttgaattaaattgtgcAGTCATGTAGAGGACACAGCAGGCAtgaggaagaaggtgctctgcttAGGGGAGACCAAAAGTGAACATTTAGGTCTGTACATGCGAAAtgaaaaaactaacaataaCACATCAGACTGAATACACCGTCGCCACCTGGAAAATGGTTTTGCAAATTCCCACGatgaattttaaatgaaacgAGTCAGATGCAGTTGCAGTGCAGACTTTAAGCTTTAAATCCGTGGGTTTACCAAAAACATCAATGTACGGTAAGCTTGTGAGGAACTAAAGCTTTTTTACAGCTATGAGTGGCTGCTAGTTTGTGGACTTTTTTGTCCAAAGTTTAATCTTTAAGAAGTGAAATGCCCCACTGGGTCCTTTCTATAACTTTGAGTATGCTCAAAACGGGGCCTGAAACTTGTGTACGTCACTTTccaaaagttgggatctataaaaaaaaacccaataaaaacaaaacttgaggggaaaatgtgcGGTCCTCAGGTTAACTCTGACTCAGGCGTACactcattttggagacaggaggcagatggtaaagtggtgaattgcagtcAATCTGCAACATGATTCATCTCAGATGTTCAAATTCATTctatatcagactttaatcatagattgaCTTGATCATAAACATTCAAAACCCCTGTGTTATTTATGCTTAACTATCCATAAGgacctttcaataaaaaaaaaatgcccacaAGCAAATTTAATTCTTAAATCTTAAAGCAAAGCCCACACAACATTTCACTGGGGTTTTCTACTATCACATTAGTCTCCCCAACGGTCACCAGGGTGGTTTGGAATCGGGTTTATTTTCTATCAGGTGATTTTAATGTGGACATCTGTGCTGTTACCTctcataaacacatttaatataCTTCTctatgtgaaatattttcacagtttctttgctttttctctgtggCTGCCATGTcaccataaaaaacaaaacaaaaaagatcagCAGACCCATTTTTAACACACATTAACATGAGGTGATTTGCATTTATGGTTAAATCTGGACGTatagagggcagaacctgaggcGGTACCTGGTACGCAAACACatggtacagctgtgatctataaaagAAAATTGTGCGGTGGTGTGCGCGCGCACGATTGTAtaaatccgtttttttttttgtgcacatacttttttagtatggattccatgcaatgttttataaatgaggtCCCTGGTGACTGACTTGGTTAGTCAAGAATATTccactttgctgctttaatgaacTCCTGGGTTGTACGTTTTGGACCACTGTCATCTGTATCATGAAACCTCACCCATCAGTGTGACTGGATTTAGCTGGATGTGAGCAGACAGTACGTCTAGAAGACCTTTGGTCCTCATCATCAGTAAACACCAGCGTCCCTGTCCCGCTGGCAGCCGTGCACACCGAGCCATCACGCTGCCTCCACTGAGTTTTACTCATGACGGGGGACGCTTTGAGTCACGAGCCGCTCCACGCCTTCTCCAGACCTTTTCCTACACCATCACCCTGGTAGAGGTGGATCTGGGCTCCATCTGTCAAcaggatgttctccagaactgTGCCGGCTTTTTTCTGTAGCCAAGTCCAATCTAGCTTTTCTGTTCTGGACGTTTCTGAGTGGCCTGCACCTTGCAGCGATCCTCTGTATTTCCGTTCATGCCGTCTTCTCTTCATGGGAGCCTTCATATGGATCCGGTGCCTCCTGCACAGCGTTGGTCACCTGGCTGGCTGCTGTGAAGGGCTTCCTCTTCACCATGGAAAGGGTTCTGCGCTCATCCAGCGCTGTGTGGACCTCCAGGTCTTTCTCCGCTGCAGAGTTCTCACCAGAGCCGTCTTTCCTTCTCAGGATGTTCCAGTCTCCAGATGTTGCCTCTCCTGGTATCAGAGGACTTTTCTGTTTTCCCAGCTTAAGGATGGCTTGTTTCTCCTGCATGGAGCGCTGCTTTGACCACATGTCTGCTCACAGACAAATCTACCACACCTCACCAACTCCAGgccttttctccctttaactGGCAATGACACAATGAAGGAAGGGCCACAGCTGCCCATGAAATAGCCTCTGAGTCAATGGTCCAGTTACCTTCGGTTCCTCTAAGAAAAGGGAGGCACAAGTTGAGGAGCTGAAACTCCTAAACCCTTCAACCAGTTTAAATGTGGATGCCCTAAAATGAAAACTGGGCATCTGCACATTACGTCCATGTCTGTTTTATAACTATAGTTAATATATGCTTCAGTGACAgggtgaaaaaaacaatttgtgtcGCCGTCCAAATATATACAGATCTAGCTGCAGGTATGTGTgcagaaaaaactaaattacagAACATTGATGGATTAAAGAGATTCTCCTACATTCATTTcatttctctgctctgtcttctcttttCGTCAATATGAATTCATTCAGTGGTGCCGTGAGTCAAAAATATTGCAACGCACAAGCAAACGCGGCCATAgttggaaaatgaaagaaaagaaaccctCAGATCCTCAAAGTGAAATCTCCGTCTGCAGCCTGTCAAGTCGCATTTGCTTCGCGCTGCCCTCGCAGAGCATCCTGCCACCACTGTACTTAGGGTTTAATTTAGCTTTCGGGCTATTTTCTGCCGCCACAAAGTACGGGACTGTTGGAGGAATATCGGAAAGAAACTACGGACAGGCTTTGACTAATAGAGAGCTGCATTATGACTCAGTCAAGCTCAAACAATTAAAGCCTAGGGGGTGCTTTTAAAGTCTTTTCACCTCTTCCATCTGGAAAATAAGAGAAAtgaagaaaagagaggagagaggatggaAGGAGGACAGATGAGCTGAGGGGATGATCTGGACCACTCGCAGGCCAATGCAACCCTCCTGTTCAATTAATCATCGCGCTGGAAAATAGCAGCATATAGGCTGCATGTTCTGTCGCTGTTATCAAACCATCATGTGCAGGAGGAGCTGATCTTAGCTGTCTGTCCACAACATGGCAGCTCGCCCAGGGCAGAGTCCATACACACTCCCCACCGTACTACCAAATCACTGAAGGCTTGTCTATGGAAGAAGAGTCCTCGGAGAAGAAACGGAAAGGAAATATGTTGAAAATGGCAAAGGGGCAGTGAGATAACCTCAGCTCTCAAGCAGCAGAATGatggtttttgacttatttatgCCTCATATATCTTATTCATGGCACATAgactttatgtatttattaccAAGAGGTTTTTCTTAATAATGACGTCACATATTTTTAAAGACGGGTTTTTCCGGAAAGTTACTTTTTGATCAGTTTCGCTGCATCTTTGCAGAAGAGCAAACAGTGAAGAGGAGACGTGGCGAAAGCCCAGAAATAGGACATCTTCTCATGAATACATATACAGAGACATAAATCATtcatcaggggaaaaaaacactggcccttgtgctttaaaatgaggggaaaaaaaccccAAGACAGTCTGTTTTCTACTGTCCCTACTTGTTTTTCCTCACCTTCACTGTCTCTGTTGCAGATGTTCATCCAGACCACCACCCTGACCGTCTCCATGAGCCTGAGCGCCACCGTGTCCCTGGGCATGCTTTACATCCCCAAGGTCTACGTCATCATCTTCCACCCGGAGCAGAACGTCCAGAAGAGGAAGCGCAGCTTCAAAGCCGTGGTGCAGGCAGCCACCGTGTCCACACGCCTGTCCCAGAAGGTCAGCGACAAGCAGAACGGCGAGTCCAAGATGGAGCCGGACAGGTCTCAGTGACGGGAAATTGACGTTTGAGCGGGAGCATCAGTTGTTTTTGACTGCAGCGTCTGCTTTCTATCCTTCAAACTGTGGACCAAAGTACCTGCAAATGTGGAGGTGcattatgtttctttttacaaCTGTTTAGAAAACTTTACTCCACCTGAAGGGAAGCACGAAAGAAAGGAAAGCCCAggtgacacacacacatccaaagGACTGGAATAATGCTGAGCAACAAtggaataaatgtaaaaattgttttttttttatcatatctgtttgttt contains:
- the grm6b gene encoding glutamate receptor, metabotropic 6b: MTPEACSYRLFVCLSLSLKSHRWLRMLWALLLGFGPVSLAQQGNQPQSIKIEGDITLGGLFPVHSRGPAGVPCGEIKREKGIHRLEAMLYALDQINSDPDLLPNITLGARILDTCSRDTYALEQSLTFVQALIQKDNSDVRCSNGEPPIIPKPERVVGVIGASGSSVSIMVANVLRLFAIPQISYASTAPELSDNSRYEFFSRVVPPDSYQAQAMLDIVKAMGWNYVSTLASEGNYGESGVDAFLQISREAGGLCIAQSIKIPREPRRGEFDKIIKRLMETSNARGVIIFANEDDIKRVLQAAKKANLTGQFLFVGSDSWGAKSSPIEDQEEVAEGAVTILPKRGSIDGFDQYFTSRSLENNRRNIWFAEFWEDDFKCKLTRPGIKYDPDRRKCTGEERISQDSQYEQEGKVQFVIDAVYAMAHALHSMHIDLCPGSMGVCEKMDPVEGRMLLQYIRSVNFNGSAGTAVMFNENGDAPGRYDIFQYQMSNVSSPGYRVIGQWTNHLRLNLEEMQWSGGERKIPESVCSFPCEPGERKKMVKGVPCCWHCELCDGYQFLLDEFTCDMCPFDKRPLKNRTGCRPTPIIKLEWSSPWAIIPVFLAILGILATTGVIATFVRFNDTPIVRASGRELSYVLLTGIFLIYLITFLMIAEPSVGVCAIRRLLLGLGMCISYSAMLTKTNRIYRIFEQGKKSVTPPKFISPTSQLIITFILISVQLLGVFVWFGVVPPHTTIDYEELKPPNPEFARGILKCDMSDLSLVLCLSYSIVLMITCTVYAIKSRGVPETFNEAKPIGFTMYTTCIIWLAFVPIFFGTAQSTEKMFIQTTTLTVSMSLSATVSLGMLYIPKVYVIIFHPEQNVQKRKRSFKAVVQAATVSTRLSQKVSDKQNGESKMEPDRSQ